The following nucleotide sequence is from Solidesulfovibrio carbinolicus.
GCGCCGGTTTTGCGTTCGATGGCCTTCTGGGCGATGGCGTCCAGGGCGTTTTTGGAGAAGCGCAGCCGCACCTTGTCCAGCTCGAAAAGCTTCTGGTACTGCTTGACCAGGGCGTTTTTCGGCTCGGTGAGGATGCGCACCAGATCGGTCTGGGTCAGTTCCTCAAGGCTTGTGAGGATGGGGATACGGCCGACGAACTCGGGGATCAGGCCAAACTTGATGAGGTCGGCCGGATGGGCCTGGGTCAGCAGCTTGGACAGGTCGTCGTCGCTTTTGGCCTCCACCTTGGCTCCAAATCCCATGGCCGAACCGCGCTGGCGCTGGCCCACGATCTTGTCCAGGCCGATGAACGCGCCGCCCACGATAAAGAGGATATTGGCCGTGTTGAGCCGGATAAACTCCTGCTGCGGGTGCTTGCGGCCGCCCTTGGGCGGGATGTTGGCCTCGGTGCCTTCAATGATCTTGAGAAGCGCCTGCTGCACGCCCTCGCCCGACACGTCGCGGGTGATGGACGGGCTGTCGCCCTTGCGCGCGATCTTGTCGATCTCGTCGATGTAGATGATGCCCTTGCTGGCCGACTCGATGTCGTAGTCGGCGTTTTGCAGCAGCTGGACGAGGATGTTTTCCACGTCCTCGCCCACATAGCCGGCTTCGGTCAGCGTGGTGGCGTCGGCGATGGCAAAGGGCACATTCAAGATTCTGGCCAGGGTCTGGGCCAGCAGCGTCTTGCCCGAGCCGGTGGGGCCGATGAGCAGGATGTTGCTCTTGTCGATCTCCACGTCGTCGGCGCCGGCGGAACCGGCGTAGTAGACGCGCTTGTAGTGGTTGTGCACGGCCACGGCCAGGATCTTCTTGGCCTGTTCCTGACCGATGACGTATTCGTCGAGCAGTCGCTTGATTTCGGCCGGAGCCAGCAGCTTGCCGCCCTCGGTCTCCTCGCTGACGGACTCCTGGGCGATGATTTCGTTGCAAAGCGCCACGCACTCGTCGCAGATGTAGACGTCCGGGCCGGCGATGAGCCGCTGCACTTCGTCCTGGTTCTTGCCGCAAAACGAGCAACACAGCTCGCCCGACACGCTTGCTTTCTTCCTCGTCATACCGGAAATCCCACCCTGCCCGGCGTACCGGGCCTTTTTGACCGCGTCGCGGCCCTCGTGCGGCGTCCTATAAGCAAATCAGAGGGATCTGGTGAACAATCACCCTGAAAAATGGCCTTTTCCTGAAACACACCTGACCGATTTTTCAGGAACAGGCCCCAGGGGCTATTCGGCGTCCTTTTTCTCAAGCCGCTCCCGGGAGGTCAACACCTTGTCGATGAGGCCGTAGGCCACGGCTTCCTCGGCGCTCATGAAATTATCGCGCTCGGTGTCCACCTGGATGCGCTCCATGCTCTGGCCGGTGTGCTTGGCCATGATTTCATTGAGGGTTTCCCGGGTGCGCCGGGTCTCCTTGGCGTGGATCTCGATGTCCGTGGCCTGGCCCTGGTAGCCGCCCGAGGGCTGATGGATCATGATGCGGCTGTGCGGCAGGGCGTAACGCATGCCGGTGGCGCCGGCGCACAGGAGCAGCGCGCCCATGCTGGCGGCCTGGCCCAGGCACAGGGTGGAGACCGGCGGCATGACGTACTGCATGGTGTCGTAGATGGCCAGCCCGGCCGAAACGACGCCTCCGGGAGAATTGATGTACATGAAAATTTCTTTCTCGGGGTCTTCGGACTCAAGAAACAGGAGCTGGGCGCAGATCAGGTTGGCGACGTAGTCGTCCACGGCGCTGCCAAGCAGGATGATGCGGTCGCGCAGCAACCGCGAATAGATGTCATAGGCGCGTTCGGTGCGACCGGTCGTCTCGATGACAATAGGTATCGTGGCCATCTGCTTCCCTTTTGTAGGCCGGAGGCGACGTTTTGCGACGTTTTTGTCGTCAAATCGGGACCGCCACATCCTTCCGGCTTCGGTTGCCGGACAACGCGGCCGCTACGACGCGGCCACGTTGTCCTGATTTCATTTTCAATGCAAGAAGCGGTCCCGCTCCGTCTAGTCCTGGGCTTCCTCGCCGGCCGGCTTTTCGGCCGGGGCGACCTTGGTCACCAGGGCATTGGCGTAAATCAGATCCGCCGCCTTGTCGCACAGCAGCTTGTCGCGCACCATGATCATGAGGCCGTTGTCCTCATAGTAGCGCTTGAGCATGATGACGTCCTGGCCGGCCTGGGTCGAGAGGCGGTAGAAGAACGCGTCCATCTCCTGGGGAGTGACGGTCAATTCTTCCTTCAGGGCCACGGCGGAGAGGAAGATCTGGGTCTTGACCAGCTCCTCGGCGCGCGGGCGCATCTCGCCCTGGAGATCGGCCAGGGTCTTGCCGGTGGATTCCAGGCTCTTGCCCCGGCGCTCCAGCTGCGCCACGAATTCCTCGACCATCTGTCCGAGCTGCTGCTCCACAACGGCGGGCGGCAGCGGGAAGTCCAGGGTGGCCAGCAGGCTGTCCAGCAGCTTCTTCTGGGCCGAGGACCGGTGCAGATCCTCGCGGGACTTCTTGTAGGACATGGTAATGGCTTCGCGCATGTTGTCCAGGTTTTCGAAGTTGCCGGCCTTCTTGGCCAGCTCGTCGTCCACCGGCGGCAGGCTGCGTTCCTTGATGACGTGGACGGCCACCTTCATGGTGACGGTGCGGCCGGCCAGCTCGGTATTGATGAAGTCGGCCGGGAAGGTGACTTCCCCTTCGCCTTCGCTGCCCGAGGCGATGGTCTTGACCAGCTCTTCAAAGGCCGGCAGGGCCTGGCCTTCGCCCAGGGTCATCTCGAAGTTCTCGGCCCGAACGCCGGGGATGGCCTTGCCGTCCTCGAAGGCCTCGAAGGTGACGGACACGACTTCGCCGTCCTTGGCCGGACGGTTTTCGCTGAGCGGCTTCACTTCGGCCAGGTTCTTGCGCACCCGTTCGATGACGGATTCGATATCGGCCTCGGAGACGACGACGTCTTCCTCTTCCACGGCCTGGCCCTTGTATTCGGGCAGATCAAAGGCCGGGGCGTGCTCGAAGCTGAAGGTATATTCCAGGGGCTCGCCCTTGGTCAGGGCCGCTTCGCTCACGTCCAGGCCGGAGAGCGGCGACAGCTTGAGCTCGCCCATGATCTCGTTGATGTGCACGTTGATCAGGTCGGTGGTGGCTTCGCTGACGATCTCTTTCTTGAAGCGCTGCTCGACGACGCTGGACGGCACCTTGCCCTTGCGAAAACCCTTGAGGTCGGTCCGGGAGCGGAACATGGCCACGGCGGAAGCCAGGGCGGCGTTGGCCTCTTCGGCGGGCACGGACACGGTGACCTGCGTTTTGACAGGCGAAAGCTGATTGACGGTATATTCCAAGGCATCCTCCAAGATGTTCGCTGGCGGCCGGGCCGTCGCAGCGGATTTTCGGTCGTATTCAGGAAAAAATCGCAAGCGAATACAAAATGGGTCATGCTACAGGAAGCACCCCAAAATGAAAAGGGCAAAATGCCCCGCCTCCGGCGCGGCGGACCGGGCCGGAACATGGGGGCATAGGCGAGGCGGCGTCAAAAGGCAATCAGGAAGGCGTTCCCCAGCCCCCGCCGCCCGGCGTTTCGATGCAAAGTCTGTCCCCGGCCCGCAACCGCACATGGAACTTGCCCGGCATGGCCATGCCGCCGGTGCGGCGCGTCACCACATTGACGCCGGCCGCCCCTTCCCCGCCGCCGCAAAGGCCCCAGGGGCCGCGCAACCGCCGGTCGGACAACACCGTGGCCTCCATGGGCCCCAGGGCCTCGATCTCGCGCACCAGCCCTTCGCCGCCGACGTGCAATCCCGGACCGCCGGAACCCTGACGCAGGGCGTAGCGCGTCACGCGGATGGGATAGGCGTATTCCAGGGCCTCCACCGGGGTGTTGAGGGTGTTGGTCATGTGGGAGTGGACGGCCGACTGTCCCGGGCCGGCCGCATCGGCCCCGGCCCCGCCGGCCAACGTCTCGTAGTAGGTAAACGGTTTGCCGCTTCTCGGATCGACGCCGCCCATGGCGAGATTGTTCATGGTGCCCTGGGAGGCGGCCGGGATGCGGTCGGGCAAGGCCTGGGACAGGGCCAGCAGGATGACGTCCACCAGACGCTGGGAGGTCTCGACGTTGCCGCCGGCCACGGCGGCCGGAAAGCGGGCGTCGGCCATGGTCCCGGCCTTGGTCGTCACGTCGATGGGCCGCAGGCAGCCAGCGTTGGCCGGCACGGCCCGTCCGGCCAGGGCGCGGAACACATAGAGCGCGGTGGACACGACAATGGCCCGCACGGCGTTTATGCAGCCGGGCGTTTGCGGATCGCTTCGGGAAAAATCCAGTTCGGCCCGGCCGCCTTCGACGGTAAGCGTCAGGCGCAGGGTCGGTTCGTTGGTTCCGGCTCCGTCGTTGTCCAGGCTGTCGGCCGCTTCGTAGGCGCCGTCGGGGATGGACTTGATGGCGGCCTGCATGAGGCGTTCGGCGTAATCGAGCAGCGCAGTCCCCATGGCGGCCAGGCGTTCGCGGCCGTAAGCGGCGGCCAGCTCGGTCAGCCGGGCGATGCCGGTGCGGTTGGCCATGATCTGGGCGGCGAAGTCGCCCTGGCGCTCCAGGGGCGTACGCACGTTGGCCAAAAACAGGTCCATGACGCCCTGGACGATTTCGCCTTCGGCCACGATCCTGACCGGCGGTATGACCAGACCCTCCTGAAAGATGGAGGTGGACAGCGGCATGGAGCCGGCGGACATGCCGCCGACGTCGGCGTGGTGGGCGCGGCAGGCCACGTAGAAAAGCGGCGCGTCGCCGCCGGCATGCACGGGCGCGACCAGGGTGATGTCGGGCAGATGGGTGCCGCCCCGGAAGGGGTCGTTGAGCATGACCATGTCGCCCGGCCCGAGGTCGATGGCGTCAATGGCGGCGCGCACGGACAGCGGCATGGAGCCGAGATGCACGGGAATATGGGCGGCCTGGGCGATCATGTCGCCGCCGGAATCGAACACGGCGCAGGAGAAGTCGCGGCGTTCCTTGATATTCGGCGAATAGGCGGTCCGGGTCAGGGCGACGCCCATTTCCTCGGCCACGGAAGCGAATTTGTTCTTGAACACTTCGAGGGTGATCGGGGTGATGTTCATGGCTGCTCCGTCCCGTCAACCGTTGCGGCGCGCGCCTTGGCGCGCCAGATAGGCCGAAAAATCCCCACTATACGCCCTACTCCCCACATGCGTAAGCTTGCCCGCCACACTCACATGGACTTTTCCGCCGATGTCGCGCCAGCGTTTGCAAAACGCATAATCCTCAGGAAGATAGTTGCGCGTCTCGGGGTCGATCATGGTATCGAAAAAGGCGAAATTGTCCGCCGCCGGTTCGTTGGTGCAGGCAAAGCCGTAGTGCAGTTCCGGGTAGGCCGCCGCCAACTTTACCAGCACTTCGCGCCGCAGCAGCATGAACCCCGTGGCCGCGTACTCCACTTCCAGAAAGCCCTGCCCGTCCACCTGGCAGCCGGGTTTCAACTTCACGGCATAATCGAGGCTGGCCGCCTCGGCCGCGGCCGGCGGCGTACCGGCGGGCTGGGCCATGACCCGGTCCAGGGCGAGGCCCTTGACCGGATAGACGCCGCAGACCACGTCCTTGCCCGAAGCAAGCAGATGCGGCACGAGCAGCGGCTCGAAGGCGATGTCGGCGTCGATGAACAGCAGATGCGTGGCCGACTCGTCGCGCAAGACGGCATTGGCGATGGAGTTGCGCGCCCGGGTGACGAGGCTCTCGTGGCAGGGGGTGAGCAGCCGAAACGGCGTCCTGGCCCGGTTGAGCACGTCCTTTACGCCCATCATGGCGAGCATGTAGGGCACCGTGACCATGCCGCCGAAGCACGGCGTGCCGATGACGAGCATCACGCCGTCGCGGCCCGCCCGCCGTCCACGTTGATGACGAGATTCCCAAACCCGTCCACCTCGGCCGCCACCCCGGGCGGCAGGAAGGTGGTGGCCGAGGTCTCGGCCACCAGGGCCGGGCCGGACAGGGTGCTGCCGGGCAACAGCTTGTCGCGGTCGTACCACATGGCCACCTGCTCCGCGCCCTGACAAATGAGCGGCCGCCAGCCCAAAAGCGCCTCGGCCGGCACGCCCGCCACCAGCCGCTCGGCCTCGGTGAACTGCGGCTTGTCGGTGATGACCCGGGCCCGGATGCGAAGCGTCACGATCTCGATGACGGCCTTGGGATGCTTGAAACCGAAGACCGCTTCGTGGCGGTTGTGGAAAGCCAGAAACGGGTCGGCCACGAACCGGATGGGCAGCTCGTGGGACTGGCCCTGGTAGCGCATGTCGAGCTGGCGTTCCAGGACCATGCGCGCGCCCGGGGCTTCCTCGGCCATGATCTGGCGCGCCCGGGTTTCGAGGTTGCCGAAAAGCCCGGCCACTTCGATGAGATCGGTTTTGTCCGAAGCGGCCATGACCGTCTCGGAAAAATCGCGCACAACGTCGGCAAAAAGCATCCCCAGGGCCGAAAAAAGCCCCGGATGGCGCGGCACGACAACCGTTTTGACGCCCAAAAGCCTGGCCAGGGCCACGGCGTGCAGCCCGCCGGCCCCGCCGTAGGACAGCAAGGCGAAATCGGCCGGATCGTGGCCGCGTTCCACGGAAATGACCCGGATGGCCCGCTCCATGGCCGCCTCGGCCACGGCGATGACCCCCTCGGCCGCCTCGACGGCGGTCAGGCCGCCGGCCGCGCCCAGGGCTGTAAAGAGTTCCGGCAGGCGCTGCGGGAAAAGCGGCATCTGGCCGCCCAGGAAATGGTCCGGGGACAGCCGGCCCAGGAACAGGTTGGCGTCGGTGACGGTCAGCCCGTCGCCTTTGCCGTAGCAGGCCGGGCCGGGCACGGCTCCGGCGCTCTCGGGACCGACGACCAAGGCCCCGCCGGCGTCGAGGCGGGCCAGGGAGCCGCCGCCCGCGCCCACGGTGTGGATGTCGAGCATGGGCGTTTTTATGGGCAGCCCGGCCAGCTCGGTCTCGGCGGCCATGGACAGCGCGCCGTCGAGTAGCGAAACGTCGGTGGAGGTGCCGCCCATGTCAAAGGTGATGAGCCGGTCGAAGCCGGCGGCCTTGCCCATGGCGAGTCCCGCGACCACGCCGCCGGCCGGGCCGGACAGCACCGTGCGCACGGGTTCGCGCCGGGCGGTCTCGGCCCGGATCAGGCCGCCGCTGGACTGCATGACGCAAAGCTGCGCCCCTTCGGGCAGGCCGGCGGCCAGATCGCCGAGATAACCGGCCATGACCGGGGCCACGTAGGCGTTGGCCACGGTGGTGGCGGCCCGCTCGTATTCGCGAAATTCGGCCAGGATGTCCGAGGACAGCGACACCGACAGCCCGGCCTCGGCCAGGGCCTCGCCGAGAAGCAGCTCGTGCTCGGGCTTGAGGAACGAAAAAAGCAGGCACACGGCCGCCGACTCGGCTCCCGAGGCGGCCACCCGGGCCACGAGATCGCGGATGGCCTCGGCGGAAAGCTCCTCGATGACCTTGCCCTCGGCGCTCACCCGCCCGGGCGCGCCGAAGCGCAACGCCTCGGGCACCAGACACGGTTCCTTGCGGCTGGCCAGATCGTAAAGCTCGGGCCGGTTCTGGCGGCCGATGGCGATGATGTCCTCAAAGCCCTGGTTGGTGACGAAGGCCGTGACCGCGCCCCGGCGTTCGAGCAGGGCGTTGGTGGCCACGGTGGAGCCGTGCATGACGCTCCGGGCCGGGACAGCCAGCCGGGCCAGGCCCGAAAGCACGGCCCGGGCCGGGTTGTCCGGGCTCGACGGCAGCTTGACCACGGCAAAACCGTCGTCCGTCCAACAGATGACATCGGTAAACGTGCCGCCGGTATCCACGCCGACAACGGCCATCGCGCCCCCTTTTTCCCTTTTTGCAAGGGATGGCAGCTACCTGGTTGACGAAAATGCAATGCGTCCCACGCCACGAGGCGTGGACCAGGGAGGCGCGCTGGCAAAAAAAATCGCGCGCCGTTCCCGGGCGGCTGGGCCACCCCGGGCCGGGCGGAACCACTATTGCGGATTTCCGATTTTTTTCAAGGGGCAACGCCGTCACGACGACGTGACGGCGTTGCCATGGAATCGAAAGGAAGGATTAGAGGTTTTTGGCCAACAGCTCGCCGAAGGCGGCGCAGCCGATGGTGGTCGCGCCCGGAATCTGGTCGGCCAGATCCACGGTGACCTTTTTTTCGGAGATGGTCTTGTCCATGGAATCATGGATCAATTTGGCGGCTTCATGCCAGCCGATGTGCTCCAGCAACATGGCGCCGCTGAGGATAAGGCTGCCGGGGTTGGCCTTGTCCTTGCCGGCGATGCCCGGGGCGGTGCCGTGGGTGGGCTCGAAAAAGGCCAGCTTCTCGGACATGTTGACGCCCGGGGCCAGGCCCAGTCCGCCGACCTGGGCGGCCAGGGCGTCGGAGATGTAGTCGCCGTTTAAGTTCGTGGTGGCGATGACGGAATAATCCTGGGGCCGCATGAGCGCCACCTGGAACATGTTGTCGGCGATGCGGTCTTTGACCACGATGGGCTTGGTTGCGCCGGCCGCCGCGTCCTGCTCGGTCATGCACTGTCCGGCGAATTCCTGGGCGGCCACTTCGTAGCCGAAGGCCCGGAACGCGCCCTCGGTGTATTTCATGATGTTGCCCTTGTGGACCAGGGTGACGCTGGGCTTTTTGTGGTCCACGGCGTGCTGGATGGCCTTGCGCACCAGCCGCTTGGAGCCGGCCGGGGTGATGGGCTTGATGCCGATGCCGGCGGTCTCGTCCACCTTGGCTCCGAGTTCGTCGCGCAAAAAGGCGATGAGCCGCTTGGCCTCGGGCGTGCCGGTGGCGTACTCGATGCCGGCGTAGACGTCCTCGGTGTTCTCGCGGAAGATGATCATGTCCACGAGATCCGGGCGCTTGACCGGCGATTCGATGCCCTGGAAATAGCGGATGGGCCGAATGCAGGCGTAAAGGTCGAGCACCTGGCGCAGGGTGACGTTGAGGCTGCGGAAACCGCCGCCGACCGGCGTGCCCAGCGGTCCCTTGAAGGCCAGCTCGGCCGTGGTCAGGGCCTCGACTGTGGCCTGGGGAAGGTATTCCCCGACTTCCTTGAAAGCCTTTTCGCCGGCGAGCAGTTCCTTCCACACAAGCTTGCGGGCCCCGCCGTAAGCCTTGTCCACGGCGGCGTCGAGAACCGGCCGCCCGGCCTTCCACACGTCCGGGCCGATGCCGTCGCCCTCGATCCAAAATACCGTCTTTTCCATGCGCCTGGGCTCCTCTTGGGAAAATTTGAACAAAAAAGGAAAATAGAAAGGGAGCCGGTCATTTGTCAACCGGCCGCCCGGCGGCCGGCTGTCCCGGTTCCCCGGCGTCCAGATAATGGGCCGCGAACTGCCGGGCCACCCGCCGTTGCCGGTGTTCGGGCATGGTCCAAAACTCGGCGTCGGCCCCGCACAGGGCCAAAAGCTGGACCAGCGCCGCCTCGCGCCCGTCCCGGTCAAGGGCCGGCCAGTCGGGCCGGGCCATGCGCCGGGCGGCCTCGGCGCGGCAGGCGTCCACATAGCGTTTGGGAATGGGGGCCTCGGCCGCAGCGCGAATGTCCGGGCCGCCGGTCTCCTTAGGCGCGACGCGGCCGCCCTGGCGCAGGTTGCCCAAAAGCGGATATTGCGGCGACGGGACAACTTCCCGCAACACGAAAAGCAGTCCGGTGAACAGCACAAAGGCCAGCGGAATCAGCGGTTTTCGATCCATGAAGGACGTCCCCGGCCGGTCGACGGCGGGCGCGCCCGTCAGCTTTGCCCGCGCCCTGCACCAGTCCCGCGCGTCGGCGGCCAAGCGTCTGCGGCGGCGCAGCGAACGGTCCGAGGGGGCAAGCGGGGTCGACGATCGCTCCCGGCGCTTCCCGGCGGCCGCGCCCAGCCGGCAACTGCGGCCCGGCGCGGGTTGGGAGACATCCCGCCCGTTACGGCTGCGGGGTCTCGGCGGCGTAGCGCCGCAGTTTGGCGGACACGTTGTCCTCGATCCAGTGCCCGTCCCACCACTCGATGGGAATGACGGGCTGGCCCGCGAGATAGACCGCGAAATGCACCTGGTCGCCCGGAGTCAGGCCCGTGGTTCCGGTCGTGCCAAGGGGGTCGCCCTTTTTGAGCACATCGCCAGCTTTGACGGCAATGGAGCCGAGGTTGGCGTAGACCGTCAACAGGGCCAGGCCGTGATCCATGACCACGGTGTTGCCGTAGACGCCAAGGGATCCGGCAAAGACCACGTCCCCGGCGTTGGCGGCCGGGACTTGCGCTCCAGGAACCGAAGCAAGGCCTATGCCGTCGCTGAGCTCCCGCCCGATCTCCTGACCTTTATACATATAGATGCGGTCAGCCCCGAAGGAGCCGCGCACCACCGACCGGGGCAGGTAGATGAAGCCGCCGTCCCACAAAGGCTCGGGACCGGACTTGGCCGACAGCGACCCGATGAAGGCGGCGTTTTGCCGGCGCAACTCGGTGTTTAACTTTTTAAAACGCTCCACCGGATCGCGCTCCTGGGGGAACAGTCCGGCGAAGGCCGGCAGGCGGGCGGCCAGGAACTCGTCGGTGATCTCCACCCGCTCCTCGCGAAACCGCCGTTTAATGGCCATATTGACGAAAAATCCGGTTTTTTCGTTGCCCGCGGCGTCCTCCACAAAAAGCCTGGGCTTGTAGGCCTCGGCGTCGAGGTCGCTGGGGAAGGCGAACAGGCAGGCGTATTGGCCGCTTTTTTGCTTGTAGCCCGGGAAGAACCGATCACCCACCACCACGCCGCTACGCGCCACGTCTTTGTTCACTTCATAGACGACCAGCCCGGCTCCGCCCTGGCGCATGTAATGCGCCGGAGTCAGGGCCTTGATGGTGGGAGGCACGGGATCGAGCAACATGCGCTTGGTGACCCGGGCGGCGTTGCCGGCCCCGAGGTTGGCGTGGGAGCCGTCGTGGGCGGCGATCTGGATTTCAAAGGCGCCGCCGCGCAGTTCCGAGTGTTCCAGGCTGAAACGTTCGCTGACCTGGTCGCGGGGCGGATCGTAGACCCGGCGCAGCACGTCGGCCCGGCGCTGGCCCTGGGCCACGGTGACGGTGAGCGACCGGATGCCGGACTGGTCGTCGGAAGCGGTGACCACGAAGGGGCGCTTGAGCGAGGCGGCCTCGGCCTGGGGCGAGAGCGTTACCTGCGGCTTTTCGGCGTCCTTGAGGAACAGCTGATAGCCGGCGAACCCGGCGACGATAAGCGGCGAGGCCAGGAGGCCAAGGGCCAGGAGCCAGAAGGCCGGCCCCGTTTTTCCGCTTTTTTTAAACGGCTTTAAAATGCGCATGGTGCAAGTATCCCCTGTCGCCGCGGTGGCGACACTATAGGCGAGGCCGGCCGGCCGGGCAAGCCGCCCGGCGGCGAAACGGAGTTTGCATGGCTGACGACGAAAAAACGACGCCCCAAACGTCGCCGCCCAAGAGCGGCCTGGGCATGGCGGCGGCCACGGCCGCCTTGGCCGTGTCGGCCCTGGCGCTTGCCCAGGCCGGCGACTGGCTGCGCCAGGCCACGGGCGAGCTGCGCCACGAAACCGTGCTCATGGCCCAGGACGCGGCCATGGCCCGGTCCGAGGCGGCCATGGCCGCCGGGCTTTTTGCCATCGATCCCGAGGAACGTCGCCGGCTGCGCCTGACGGCCACGGCGTACTGCCCGGACTGCCTCGACGACGACGGGCCGCAGCTTTCGGCCTCGGGCGCGCCGGTGCGGGCCGGCCGCACGGTCGCCGTCTCCCGCGACCTGCGTCGACTCCTTGGCCGCAAGGTCTTTATCGAAGGCGTGGGCGTGCGGGTGGTGGAAGACCTCATGCACCCCCGTCATGCCGGCCGGCTGGATCTGTGCCTGCCCAACAAGCGCCAGGCCGTGGATTTCGGGGTGCAAACCCTCGAAGTGGTGATCCTCGACTGAAGCCGGCTCCGCCCGGCCCAACTGCTTCCCGGACCGGAACGCTGCTTTCCCGGGACCGCCGTCCCGGCCCCCGCCTGCGTACCCGTCGCCCCCCTCAGTAGGCCCCGCGCATGCTGCACACCACCGGAATGGTGCGCAGCAAAATCTTGAGGTCCAGGGCCACCGACCAGGTGTCCACGTACTCGATGTCCAGCTCCATCATGCGCTCGAAGCTCGTGGCGTTGCGCCCGCTGATCTGCCACAGGCAGGTGATGCCGGGCTTGACGCCAAAGCGCCGGCGCGGCCAGGTCTTTTCGATGCGCTCCACGTCGCGAAGCGGCAGCGGCCGGGGGCCGACCAGACTCATGTCGCCGCGAAGGACGTTGACCAGCTGGGGCAGCTCGTCGATGCTCGTGCGCCGCAACAATCGGCCCAGAGGGGTGACGCGCGGGTCGTTTTTGATCTTGAACAGCGCCCCGTCCATCTCGTTTTGGGCCTCAAGCTCCTCCTGCAGGTCCGGGGCGTTTTCCACCATCGTGCGGAACTTGTAGAACATGAACCGCCGCTTCCCCAGGCCCACCCGCTCCTGGGCGAAAATGGCCGGACCGGGCGAGGTCAGCCGCACCAGCGCCCAGACCACGGCCAGAAGCGGCGACAGCGCGACCAGGGCGGCCAGGGACACGGACACGTCCAGGAACCGCTTGAGGATGCGCTCGCGTTCGTCGGCCAGGCTGCTCGACAAGGTGGACACGACCTCGCCGCCATGACTGGCCGGGCGGCTTCCAGGATTTTTCAGGGCAAATAGCCGGGCCACCACCGTGGCCGTGACCCCCTGCTCCTCGCAGGCCGTGACCAACCCCGTGCCCAGGCGGCTCAATTCCTCCAGCGGCAGGCAGATCACCACCTCGTCCACCACCTGCTCGCGCAGGTAGTCGGCCAGATCGTCGAACCGACAGACCAGACGGGCCGCTTCAGGCTGCGAACCCATGGGCGCGATTTCCCAGCCATCGGCCACAAAGCCCATGAAGCGCCGGCCCTGTTCGGGATGGGCCAGCATCTCCCGGGCGATCTCCTGGGCCCGCTCCCCGGTTCCCGCCACCAGCACCCGACGGCGCAAGAGTCCCTGGGCCTCGCCCATAAACAGCAGCCGGCGCAGGGCCAGACGCGAAGCCACACAGCCCGAAGCCGCCATCAGCCAAAAGGCGGCCAGGAAGACGGGCGTGGCCAGGGGCGGACGCAGGGCGGCCGCGCCTAAAAGCAAGGCCATGACCACGCCGGTGACGGACTTGACCACCTGCTTGACGGCCAGGCGGCGGTCATACAGGGCGGTTTCGGTATAGACGCCGAAAAACGGGAAAATGATCAGGGTGGCGGCCAGGACGCCAAGCAGCAGCCCAAGGCTTCCCGGGTCCAGGTGCAGATGGGCGGCATTGGCCGTTTCCGGGGAAAAAGCCGTGGAGACCGCCGCCGCGACAACAAGCGACAGCGCGGCCAGGGCCAGATCAAGGGCGCGAAGCCAGGTGATGGCTCCCTGTCTTGAGGCGAAGGGCAAGGGGTTCCCCCAGCGGTTGCGGCTCGGCCACGGCGGCCGGGCCAGTCGTGATGCGCGGTCCTCAAACGGCCCGGCCCCGCGCAGCCACAAAGGCTACTCCATCCGCACAGGGAAATGCAACCTCCGCGCCATTTTCACGTCTTAACCGCGACAACGGCCAAAGGCGCGTTTCGAGGACGCCTCCCTAGGGCACCAGCAGCACCTTGACGTCGCAGACGTTGGTGTTGGTGGGGCCGGTCTTGAGCAGCCGGCCCACGGCCTCGAAATAATGGTAGGCGTCGTTGGCCGCCAGAAACGCCCGGGGATCAAGGCCCAGCCCCTGGCCTTCGCGCAGGATGGCCAGGCTGGCAAACGCCCCGGTGGCGTCGGTGGGCCCGTCGGAACCGTCGGTGGAGGCGGCCAGGAACACGGCCTCCTCGGCGTTGCGGGGTTCCCC
It contains:
- a CDS encoding sugar transferase, encoding MWLRGAGPFEDRASRLARPPWPSRNRWGNPLPFASRQGAITWLRALDLALAALSLVVAAAVSTAFSPETANAAHLHLDPGSLGLLLGVLAATLIIFPFFGVYTETALYDRRLAVKQVVKSVTGVVMALLLGAAALRPPLATPVFLAAFWLMAASGCVASRLALRRLLFMGEAQGLLRRRVLVAGTGERAQEIAREMLAHPEQGRRFMGFVADGWEIAPMGSQPEAARLVCRFDDLADYLREQVVDEVVICLPLEELSRLGTGLVTACEEQGVTATVVARLFALKNPGSRPASHGGEVVSTLSSSLADERERILKRFLDVSVSLAALVALSPLLAVVWALVRLTSPGPAIFAQERVGLGKRRFMFYKFRTMVENAPDLQEELEAQNEMDGALFKIKNDPRVTPLGRLLRRTSIDELPQLVNVLRGDMSLVGPRPLPLRDVERIEKTWPRRRFGVKPGITCLWQISGRNATSFERMMELDIEYVDTWSVALDLKILLRTIPVVCSMRGAY